Within the Meriones unguiculatus strain TT.TT164.6M chromosome 2, Bangor_MerUng_6.1, whole genome shotgun sequence genome, the region CACCAGCTGCACCACCAGTACCAGCAGCAGCTCAGGCTATGACTGGCACCAGGCCGCCCTGGCCAAGACGCTGCAGCAGAGCTCGCCCTACGGCCTGCTGCCCGAGCCCAGCCTCTTCAGCACCGTGCAGCTGTACCGGCAGAACAACAAGCTGTATGGCTCCGTCTTTACTGGCGCCAGCAAGTTCCGGTGCAAAGACTGCAGCGCGGCCTACGACACGCTGGTGGAACTTACGGTACACATGAACGAGACGGGCCACTACCGGGATGACAACAGGGACAAGGACTCCGAGAAGACCAAGCGCTGGTCCAAGCCCAGGAAGCGCTCCCTGATGGagatggaggggaaggaagacGCGCAGAAGGTGCTAAAGTGCATGTACTGTGGCCACTCCTTCGAGTCCCTGCAGGACCTTAGCGTCCACATGATCAAAACAAAGCATTACCAGAAAGTGCCTCTGAAGGAGCCCGTGCCAGCCATCACCAAGCTGGTCCCTTCCACCAAGAAGCGAGCCCTCCAGGACCTGGCATCCCCGTGCTCCCCGGAGCCCACGGGCATGGCCACGGAGGTTGCGCTGAGTGAGTCGGCCAAGGACCAGAAAACGGCCAACCCCTATGTGACACCCAACAACCGCTATGGCTACCAGAACGGTGCTAGTTACACATGGCAGTTTGAGGCCCGGAAGGCCCAGATCCTCAAGTGCATGGAGTGCGGCAGCTCCCATGACACCCTGCAGCAGCTCACAGCCCACATGATGGTCACCGGCCACTTCCTCAAGGTGACCACCTCCGCCTCCAAGAAAGGGAAACAGCTGGTGCTGGACCCTGTGGTGGAAGAGAAGATCCAGTCCATCCCCCTGCCCCCAACCACTCACACCCGGCTGCCGGCCTCCAGCATCAAGAAACAGCCAGACTCCCCTGCAGGCCCCGCAGCctcagaggaaaagaaggagcctgagaaggagaaggagaaggagaaagagaaagagaaagctccCCTGGCTGCTGGGGACACGGAGAGAAAAATCAAGGAGGAGGCTGACGAGTGTCCTGAGAAGTTTGAGCCCACCGCCCTGTACCAGTACCTGCGTGAGGAAGACCTGGAGGACAGCCCCAAGGGGGGAGTTGATATCCTGAAGTCCCTTGAGAACACCGTGTCCACGGCCATCAGTAAAGCCCAGAACGGCGCACCATCGTGGGGCGGCTACCCCAGCATCCACGCGGCCTACCAGCTGCCCGGCACGGTGAAGCCGCTGCAGGCGGGCGTGCAGAGTGTGCAGATCCAGCCGTCCTACGCCAGCAGCGTCAAGTCGCTCTCTTCCACAGAGCACAGCGCCCTCCTACACTCCCCTGGGAGCCTGACGCCCCCTCCCCACAAGAGCAACGTGTCCGCCATGGAGGAGTTGGTGGAGAAGGTCACCGGCAAGGTCAGCGTCAAGAAGGAGGAGAGGCCCACTGAGAAGGAGAAGCCGTCCCCCGTCAAGGCCGCCTCCCCCGTGGCCAAGGAGAACAAAGATCTTCCTAAGCCGGAGGAGACAGGGAGCAAGCCACCGAAGAAGGGCTCGGACACGGAGAGCGGGAAGGCCAAGAAGGAGGGCCTGCTGGATGGCCACACCCCAAACGGCACGGAGCCTCCTAAAGCCAAGGTCACCAACGGCTGCAGCAGCCTGGGCATCATCACAGACCACTCGCCGGAGCCGTCCTTCATCAACCCGCTGAGCGCCCTGCAGTCCATCATGAACACCCACCTGGGGAAGGTGTCCAAGCCCGTGAGCCCCTCCCTGGACCCGCTGGCCATGCTCTACAAGATCAGCAACAGCATGCTGGACAAGCCCGTTTACCCTGCCACCCCCCGCCAAGCAGGCCGATGCCATCGACCGCTACTACTACGAGAACAGCGACCAGCCCATCGATCTGACCAAGGCCAAGAGCAAGCCGCTGGGCTCGGGCCTGGCCGACGCCGTGGCCTCGCCGCTGCGGGAGAGTGCCCTCATGGATATCTCGGACATGGTGAAGAACCTGACGGGCCGCCTGACCCCCAAGTCCTCCACGCCGTCCACGGTGTCCGAGAAGTCGGATGCGGACGGCAGCAGCTTCGAGGAGGCCCTGGAGGAGCTGTCCCCCGTCCACAAGAGGAAGGGACGCCAGTCCAACTGGAACCCGCAGCACCTGCTCATCCTGCAGGCCCAGTTTGCCTCCAGCCTCCGAGAGACGGCTGAAGGCAAGTACATCATGTCGGACCTGGGCCCCCAGGAGCGGGTGCACATCTCCAAGTTCACGGGCCTCTCCATGACCACCATCAGCCACTGGCTGGCCAACGTCAAGTACCAGCTGCGGAGGACAGGGGGGACGAAGTTCCTCAAGAACCTCGACACAGGGCACCCTGTTTTCTTTTGTAGCGATTGTGCCTCTCAGTTCAGAACTGCCTCCACCTACATCAGCCACCTGGAGACGCACCTCGGCTTCAGCCTGAAGGACCTCTCCAAGCTGCCGCTCGGTCAGATCCAGGAGCAGCAGAGCGTCTCCAAAGTGCTGAGCAGCAAGCCCCTGGGCCCCCTGGGCCTGGCCGAGGAGGACCTGGGCTCCACATTCCAGTGCAAGCTCTGCAACAGAACTTTCGCGAGCAAGCACGCAGTAAAACTGCACCTTAGCAAGACACACGGCAAGTCGCCAGAGGACCACCTGATCTACGTGACGGAGCTGGAGAAGCAGTAGTGTCCAGGGCCGCACGGGACTCCCACCCTGCTGTGCTGCACTAGGCCTGGCCTGAGCCGCTGAAATCAGTCTCTCCTTTGTTGCTGACCTGCCTGTCTGGACTCGGTTTTTCTTACACATATTTTGTAGTTATATTTATATGCTCTTTGTCTGATCTGtgcatgttctttttctttttttttttttcttccgtgAGTCAAAGTCTGACCTTTATTTTCAGCATCCGTTCTTGTTGTTAAGCTCTCTGTTGTAGGAAATAGTGGGGCACGCTCGGAGACATTGTTTGGCAGtaaagaaagatacaaatagcAGCGATAAAAAGACATCCTAAAATTACGAAGTTGCCATGACAATAAAGGTCTCGGGACCTGGTGGTGTCAAGTTTAACCCTTTGAGGACTTTATCTCTGTGCCTTtcactcaaaaattaaaaaaaaaaaattaaaaaaaagagagaagggggaaaaggcGCTTAAAGGCTTTTCGTTCAGATCAAAAGCTGTGTCAGACACAAAAcctatttaataattaaaaatgagctTTTATATGCAGGACTGGTGTGTGAcaacacatgcatgcagaggttgaggcaggaggctgtCTAGGACTCCGGGGTCAGGAAGCCACAACTTTATATGTTCAAAACAAGAGCAACGTGCACCCCAGTCGTCACTATGCCCCAACCCCCTGGATGCTGAAAAATGCCACTTTTGGCAAAAAAGTATGCAAgcttattatttaaaaatgtgtaaaaatgctatttcttttttcctgtaaaatatTGCAGTTTATAGTTATTTACAAATGTAAGCTTTGGTATCAGCTGACCTTTCTATAGCGTGATGCAttggtaaatgaaaaaaaaaaaacacagaaaaaaaaaaccaaaaaaaaataggGCAAATGTTGGATCCTTTCCTTGTAAATTGCCAGCATCAGCTTACCACGCCTGTATGTTACATATCATATCATTTTAATCTACTCAACTTTCTTTGTACCTTCTGGCTGTATGCGTtctcttttaactttttatattgtcattttatattaaatttctGTGTATATAATGTAAAACCACAATTTTTGGATAAAATTTAGTTCCTGCAGCTTGATTTAAATAGAGAAATTTTACTGGCACCTGCATCTTCTCGGATGCATGTACTCAGAGGAACTatcagacaaaaataaataaataaaaacaaagcaagcaatgcACTATTAATTATACATTTTGATGTCCTGTCATTAATATTGTACAGTACATTTCGGTTCACACAATTAAATCCACTGTTTTCTCAAATgtaaaataaacccacacgcaGTTCTTGATTTACAGATTGTCATGTCGTCATTGTTTCCCCTTCGAGAGGCTACTTCAACCATAAGAGGCACTGCTCGTGCAGTCAGCCAACAAAAATGTACTTCAGAGTCGCCATTGCATGGTCTGTGTGCTGACATCCTTCCCTCAGACGAGGATTGCATGTCTAACAGCGATAACATTCTCACCTCCGCTAGGTGTGGAGTTCAGTCCTTCCGTGGTGTCGGTTGGTTCCCGGAAGGGCTATGGTGCTTCTTTCTGATAATCCTTCCGTACTGTTGGAAATTGTTGCCGCCAGTGTCTTGTATACATCCGGGTCCTCCTGGCCAGGGAGCAGGCTAGACCCTCTCGTGGCTCAGGCCCTGGGGATCTTGGGATTAGTTCTGTGTTGCTGGCTTGTGAGCTTTATAAAaatgtactttttatttattatcatctgGTGGTTTTCCATCCAGTCATTGAGCAGAGGCATGCTTTTGTCACTGCCAAGGCTCCACACCAGCCCCGACGTGCAGTCAGTCAGCTCCCGGAACTTGCCCTGCTCCATTTTCAGCATCCGAGGACAGGGACCTCTGTTCACTTCCCTCAAAACACACGAGGAGTCtgttagtttgtttatttaaCCATCTGCCTGAGTTTCCATGGAATTTTAAGAACTCACTGCTGTTGGGAAGTGCCTAAGCAGTCATGGCGTTTTGGTGACTCCCTGGCCTGCTCTTGAGGTGAGGGTCCACCCTGTTTCTGCTGATGGCTGGGGGAGGCAGCACAGGGCAGGCCTGGCCAGTCGTTTGCAGAGACCTCTGCACAGGGTGCTCGCTGATCTCTTCCTAATTGTTTTTGCTAGGAAATAGCTGTGACCTTCCGGGGCTTCATTTACACACACCAGCTCAGCTtctgggtgagtgtgtgtgtccacTGGGCTGAAGGGGTGGCAGTGGAATCAGGCAGGCCTACACTGTGGACTCGGGGTCCTTGCAGAACCATGTTTGGATGATGGATGCTTGTTTTTAACTGCAGATGTGCAAATGTTTCACCTACGTAGTAAGAGCTGTGAAGCAGCAGCATA harbors:
- the Tshz1 gene encoding LOW QUALITY PROTEIN: teashirt homolog 1 (The sequence of the model RefSeq protein was modified relative to this genomic sequence to represent the inferred CDS: deleted 1 base in 1 codon), whose product is MPRRKQQAPRRSAAYVPEEELKAAETDEEHVEGGGLSLDIQESEFVCNEETEIKEAQSYQNSPVSTATNQDAGYGSPFSEGSDQLAHFKSSSSREEKEEPQCPDSVSYPQDSLAQIKAVYANLFSESCWSSLALDLKKSSLTTSNNDASQKESSTPTPTPPTSTASTASTTATTAVTSCTTSTSSSSGYDWHQAALAKTLQQSSPYGLLPEPSLFSTVQLYRQNNKLYGSVFTGASKFRCKDCSAAYDTLVELTVHMNETGHYRDDNRDKDSEKTKRWSKPRKRSLMEMEGKEDAQKVLKCMYCGHSFESLQDLSVHMIKTKHYQKVPLKEPVPAITKLVPSTKKRALQDLASPCSPEPTGMATEVALSESAKDQKTANPYVTPNNRYGYQNGASYTWQFEARKAQILKCMECGSSHDTLQQLTAHMMVTGHFLKVTTSASKKGKQLVLDPVVEEKIQSIPLPPTTHTRLPASSIKKQPDSPAGPAASEEKKEPEKEKEKEKEKEKAPLAAGDTERKIKEEADECPEKFEPTALYQYLREEDLEDSPKGGVDILKSLENTVSTAISKAQNGAPSWGGYPSIHAAYQLPGTVKPLQAGVQSVQIQPSYASSVKSLSSTEHSALLHSPGSLTPPPHKSNVSAMEELVEKVTGKVSVKKEERPTEKEKPSPVKAASPVAKENKDLPKPEETGSKPPKKGSDTESGKAKKEGLLDGHTPNGTEPPKAKVTNGCSSLGIITDHSPEPSFINPLSALQSIMNTHLGKVSKPVSPSLDPLAMLYKISNSMLDKPVYPPPPAKQADAIDRYYYENSDQPIDLTKAKSKPLGSGLADAVASPLRESALMDISDMVKNLTGRLTPKSSTPSTVSEKSDADGSSFEEALEELSPVHKRKGRQSNWNPQHLLILQAQFASSLRETAEGKYIMSDLGPQERVHISKFTGLSMTTISHWLANVKYQLRRTGGTKFLKNLDTGHPVFFCSDCASQFRTASTYISHLETHLGFSLKDLSKLPLGQIQEQQSVSKVLSSKPLGPLGLAEEDLGSTFQCKLCNRTFASKHAVKLHLSKTHGKSPEDHLIYVTELEKQ